The following are encoded in a window of Armatimonas rosea genomic DNA:
- a CDS encoding discoidin domain-containing protein has translation MTTRLLVVATALLGGSIGGGVRHRDITPAQLREKLSEAARFSEKKYSPASWTELRLVMAQARQVVDRAGASPAELEAALVRVQKGIDALKERASIPDSTPRLGLAASLFATERTGLVNNVALRWAAAVPCESFELYRATGRGGSFTKVYSGRGMSFQDYGLKPGSYTYKLEAHSQGGTLTATAVPITTMPLPSRLLEYSNQTGDGASALGEPLKVGKTYYKFEGKRDGKTVRYSVQTSLDGKSWKDGPVVLDETSHPELADFKFEANNIFYDKARDRIVWWCHWERSGGSYADGRAFVATAKPGERFQVHRIESPLGVQVRDMSVFIDDDKKGYLVAASNVPGQGANATLTLFALNDDYTAVTRIVNKAMEEEYREAPHIVKTGGFYYLFFSQAAGWYPSRAGYVTARSLEGRWSEPRALGNSSTFAAQSGAILDYGRGKSFTPVLMANRWIRGEGTSANAAIPLQCVAGFALGDYAPTLLLDPARGLVIPLEAGRLLSQDRPATASLPGSPDHDVSRAFDGDYSTAFQSDEKKWPFTVTTDLGAVCKVQNVQISWHLHKGSEAYYKYTLEGSVDGKAWRVLLDRTDDKDTRVSKTYGFSNDLLPDSPAVRYVRVVVQRAVLHNNPNNWYPPTLYEVKVYGIRSAE, from the coding sequence ATGACAACGAGACTGCTGGTGGTGGCAACGGCGCTCTTGGGGGGGAGTATCGGGGGCGGTGTGCGACATCGCGACATTACACCGGCGCAGCTACGGGAGAAGCTAAGCGAGGCCGCACGCTTCTCGGAGAAGAAGTATAGCCCGGCAAGCTGGACGGAGCTACGGCTGGTGATGGCGCAGGCGCGGCAGGTCGTGGACCGGGCGGGGGCATCGCCTGCGGAGCTTGAGGCCGCCTTGGTGCGGGTGCAGAAGGGCATCGATGCTCTTAAAGAGCGAGCGAGCATCCCCGATAGCACCCCACGGCTTGGCTTGGCAGCGTCGCTGTTTGCCACGGAGCGCACGGGCCTGGTGAACAATGTCGCCCTGCGCTGGGCCGCCGCCGTCCCCTGCGAGTCCTTTGAGCTCTACCGTGCCACGGGGAGGGGCGGGAGCTTTACGAAGGTCTACAGTGGCCGCGGGATGTCGTTTCAGGACTACGGGCTCAAGCCGGGGAGCTATACCTACAAGCTGGAGGCGCACTCGCAGGGGGGGACACTGACTGCCACCGCCGTGCCGATCACGACCATGCCCCTGCCGTCCCGCCTGCTCGAGTACTCGAACCAGACTGGTGACGGAGCCTCGGCACTGGGCGAGCCGCTGAAGGTGGGCAAGACCTACTACAAGTTCGAGGGCAAGCGCGACGGCAAGACAGTCCGCTACTCGGTGCAGACCTCGCTCGATGGCAAGAGCTGGAAGGACGGTCCGGTGGTGCTCGACGAGACCAGCCACCCCGAGCTCGCCGACTTCAAGTTCGAGGCCAACAACATCTTCTACGACAAGGCCCGCGACCGGATTGTCTGGTGGTGCCACTGGGAGCGCTCGGGGGGAAGCTACGCCGACGGGCGCGCCTTTGTGGCGACCGCAAAGCCCGGTGAGCGCTTCCAGGTCCACCGGATCGAGAGCCCCTTGGGAGTCCAGGTTCGTGATATGAGTGTCTTTATCGACGACGATAAAAAAGGCTACTTGGTGGCGGCGTCGAACGTCCCCGGGCAGGGTGCGAACGCCACTCTCACGCTCTTTGCCCTCAACGACGACTACACGGCGGTGACCCGCATTGTCAATAAGGCGATGGAGGAGGAGTACCGCGAGGCACCGCATATCGTCAAGACCGGTGGCTTCTACTACCTCTTCTTCTCCCAGGCGGCGGGCTGGTACCCGAGCCGCGCGGGCTATGTCACGGCGCGGTCGCTGGAGGGGCGCTGGAGCGAGCCGCGTGCCTTGGGCAACTCCTCCACCTTCGCGGCGCAGTCCGGGGCGATCTTGGACTACGGCCGTGGAAAGTCCTTTACGCCCGTGCTCATGGCCAACCGCTGGATCCGTGGGGAGGGGACCAGCGCCAACGCCGCGATTCCGCTCCAGTGCGTCGCGGGCTTTGCCTTGGGAGACTACGCCCCGACTCTCTTGCTGGACCCGGCAAGGGGCCTGGTCATTCCCCTTGAGGCAGGGCGGCTGCTCTCGCAGGACCGGCCCGCGACGGCCTCGCTTCCAGGGAGCCCCGACCACGATGTCAGCAGGGCGTTCGATGGCGACTACAGCACGGCGTTCCAGAGCGACGAGAAAAAGTGGCCTTTTACGGTGACCACGGACCTGGGCGCGGTGTGCAAGGTGCAGAATGTCCAGATCTCCTGGCACCTGCACAAGGGCTCCGAGGCCTACTACAAGTACACCCTGGAGGGCAGCGTCGATGGCAAGGCCTGGCGCGTCCTACTGGACCGCACCGATGATAAAGACACGCGGGTTAGCAAGACCTACGGCTTTAGCAACGACCTCCTTCCCGATTCCCCCGCCGTGCGCTATGTGCGGGTGGTGGTGCAGCGAGCTGTGCTCCACAACAATCCCAACAACTGGTACCCCCCGACCCTCTATGAAGTGAAAGTCTATGGTATCCGCTCGGCGGAGTAA